A genomic segment from uncultured Marinifilum sp. encodes:
- the cmk gene encoding (d)CMP kinase, with translation MDISEQKLIIAIDGHSSCGKSTVAKDLAKKINYTYIDSGAMYRVITLFAMRNKLIENDKVDENKLAHLIDQVSISFKFNKELQRHETFMNGDLVEDEIRTLKVSNNVSLIATIKFVRDKMVALQRELSKAGGVIMDGRDIGTVVFPNAELKIFMTADVEVRAIRRYKELKEKGENISLDDIRENVKKRDYIDENRDESPLRKAEDAIVLNNSNLTPAEQLDWIVERMNEVK, from the coding sequence ATGGATATATCTGAACAAAAACTAATTATAGCAATCGACGGTCATTCGTCGTGCGGAAAAAGTACTGTTGCCAAAGATTTGGCTAAGAAAATTAATTATACCTATATCGATAGTGGCGCAATGTATCGGGTTATTACTCTGTTTGCAATGCGTAACAAATTAATCGAAAACGATAAGGTTGATGAAAACAAACTTGCTCACCTAATTGATCAGGTTTCTATTTCGTTTAAATTCAATAAAGAATTGCAACGACACGAAACTTTCATGAATGGCGACTTAGTTGAAGATGAAATAAGAACTCTTAAAGTATCGAACAATGTAAGCTTAATTGCTACCATAAAATTTGTTCGAGATAAAATGGTTGCTCTCCAACGTGAACTTAGCAAAGCAGGTGGCGTTATTATGGATGGCAGAGATATTGGAACAGTGGTTTTCCCTAATGCAGAATTAAAAATTTTTATGACTGCAGATGTGGAAGTAAGAGCCATTAGAAGATATAAAGAGTTAAAAGAGAAAGGAGAAAATATCTCTCTGGATGATATACGTGAAAACGTAAAGAAAAGAGACTATATCGATGAAAATCGCGACGAAAGTCCCTTGCGAAAAGCCGAAGATGCAATTGTCCTTAACAATAGCAATCTGACTCCTGCAGAACAGCTCGATTGGATTGTAGAAAGAATGAACGAGGTAAAATAA
- the porQ gene encoding type IX secretion system protein PorQ: protein MNKAAFLLIILLCASKISIAQNGGENIYEFLNLGSSARVAAMGGDQIALTNVDADYAFYNPAALNPKLDQQVALNYVSYLADINYGYASYIKNFKSIGTFSLGMHYVNYGKFTEANELGEITGNFKASDYALFISYGRQINNNFSIGITLKPIYSSLEKYSSFGLATDLSVIYDSSDKLFRASLLARNFGYQIKPYYGSHREDLPNELLIGFSTKLQHAPFRFSLTYRHLEEFDMSYQSDLDKESDDFSSSSKKNNFADKALKHLILGAEFLPTKNFAVRFGYNFQRREELSIDEKKSTVGFSWGFGFKLSRFRISYASAKYHLAGASNHFSVSTRLSDFNFR from the coding sequence ATGAACAAAGCCGCCTTTTTACTAATAATACTTTTATGTGCAAGCAAAATTAGCATTGCTCAAAATGGCGGCGAAAATATCTACGAATTTTTAAATTTAGGAAGCTCGGCAAGAGTAGCTGCAATGGGTGGCGATCAAATTGCCTTAACCAATGTCGATGCCGACTATGCCTTTTATAATCCGGCAGCCCTTAATCCCAAATTAGATCAACAAGTAGCCCTTAACTACGTAAGTTATTTAGCAGATATCAATTACGGATATGCTTCCTACATAAAAAACTTTAAAAGTATTGGGACTTTCTCGCTTGGAATGCACTACGTAAATTATGGAAAATTTACCGAAGCTAACGAATTAGGCGAAATTACAGGCAATTTTAAAGCTTCCGATTACGCTCTTTTTATTAGCTACGGACGACAAATAAACAATAATTTTAGTATTGGCATCACACTAAAGCCTATTTACTCATCGCTCGAAAAATATAGCTCTTTCGGTTTAGCTACCGATTTATCGGTTATTTACGATAGTTCCGATAAATTATTCCGAGCATCGCTTTTAGCCCGTAACTTCGGATATCAAATTAAACCCTATTACGGATCGCATCGCGAAGATTTACCCAACGAACTGCTTATTGGTTTTAGCACTAAATTACAACATGCTCCTTTCCGATTCTCTCTAACCTATCGCCATCTCGAAGAATTCGACATGAGTTACCAATCGGATTTAGATAAGGAAAGTGATGATTTTTCCTCTTCATCCAAGAAAAATAATTTTGCCGATAAAGCCTTAAAACATCTCATATTAGGTGCCGAATTTCTTCCTACAAAAAACTTTGCTGTGCGCTTTGGATATAATTTTCAGCGCAGAGAAGAACTCAGCATCGATGAAAAAAAATCGACTGTGGGATTCTCCTGGGGATTTGGATTTAAACTTTCAAGATTTCGAATTAGTTACGCTTCTGCAAAGTATCATTTAGCGGGTGCAAGCAATCATTTTTCTGTGAGTACACGCCTTAGCGATTTTAATTTTAGATAA
- a CDS encoding YkgJ family cysteine cluster protein, whose amino-acid sequence MSKIKIDLELLKVKAKNTEADTKEFFAKLKKRKPKQLDNIVHALHDEVFEEIDCLECANCCKSISPIIIDKDIDRLAKYLKIKPKDVIDQYLEMDHENDYVFRETPCPFLMPDNYCMVYESRPRACREYPHTDRKRFYQILNLTLKNTHYCPAVYELSERLKKKKDQL is encoded by the coding sequence ATGAGCAAAATAAAGATCGATTTAGAGCTATTGAAGGTGAAAGCCAAAAACACTGAGGCCGATACCAAAGAATTTTTTGCCAAACTTAAAAAAAGAAAGCCTAAACAATTGGATAATATTGTACATGCTTTACACGACGAGGTTTTCGAAGAAATCGATTGCCTGGAATGTGCCAATTGTTGTAAAAGTATTAGCCCAATAATTATCGATAAAGATATTGATCGCCTGGCAAAATATCTTAAAATAAAACCTAAAGATGTAATCGATCAATACTTAGAAATGGATCATGAAAATGATTATGTGTTTAGGGAAACTCCCTGCCCATTTTTAATGCCCGATAATTATTGCATGGTTTATGAAAGTCGTCCGCGCGCATGCCGCGAATATCCACATACCGACCGAAAACGATTTTATCAGATTTTAAATCTTACTTTAAAAAACACACATTACTGCCCGGCAGTTTACGAGCTAAGCGAACGATTAAAAAAGAAAAAAGATCAATTATAA
- a CDS encoding DMT family transporter — MNKQSLLVYGSIILAMLFWSFSFVWVKIVYLVYNPITTVFLRLIISTTLLFIIGKSIGRIQKINKSDRVQLILLAFFEPFLYFMGESFGLKLVSSTLGAVIISTIPLFSPIAAYFFHKEKISPKIVLGILVSIIGVGVIIFNKQLNLIASPVGIALLFLAVAAAVAYSTVLKNLASKYNPLTLISYQNLIGIVFFLPPFLIFDLQHFISAQPTTEVWLAIIQLAVFASSLAFIFFTYGLKYLGINKSNIFINAIPVFTAIFAFFVLNETLSFQKMIGISIVIGGLFLSQAKLKISKIRTKK; from the coding sequence ATGAACAAACAGTCTCTTTTGGTGTATGGAAGCATTATATTGGCAATGCTTTTCTGGAGTTTTTCTTTTGTATGGGTAAAAATTGTGTATTTGGTTTACAACCCAATTACTACTGTATTTTTACGTCTTATTATTTCCACTACACTATTGTTTATAATCGGCAAGAGCATTGGGCGAATTCAAAAAATAAACAAAAGCGACCGCGTACAATTAATTTTACTGGCCTTTTTCGAGCCTTTTCTTTATTTTATGGGAGAAAGTTTTGGCTTAAAGCTGGTATCTTCGACTTTAGGAGCTGTAATTATTTCAACCATTCCACTGTTCTCCCCAATAGCAGCCTATTTTTTTCACAAAGAAAAAATCAGTCCCAAAATTGTATTAGGAATCCTGGTTTCGATTATCGGAGTGGGTGTAATTATTTTCAACAAACAGTTAAACTTAATTGCATCGCCAGTAGGTATTGCTTTACTATTTTTAGCAGTAGCTGCCGCCGTGGCTTACTCTACTGTATTAAAAAATTTGGCCTCAAAATACAATCCGCTTACGCTGATATCCTATCAAAACCTTATTGGTATCGTATTTTTCCTACCCCCCTTTCTAATATTTGATTTACAACACTTTATATCCGCACAACCCACCACCGAAGTATGGTTGGCCATTATTCAACTAGCCGTATTCGCATCATCTTTGGCATTTATTTTCTTTACTTACGGATTAAAATATCTAGGCATTAACAAATCGAATATTTTTATTAATGCCATTCCGGTTTTTACAGCTATTTTTGCATTCTTTGTATTAAATGAAACTCTTAGCTTTCAAAAAATGATAGGAATTTCAATCGTAATTGGAGGTTTGTTTTTATCTCAAGCCAAATTAAAGATTTCAAAAATTAGAACTAAAAAATGA
- a CDS encoding type I restriction endonuclease has protein sequence MEFQNKVKELSERVSNLKENIQTEEATKNAFIMPFIQILGYDVFNPMEVVPEYTADIGIKKGEKVDYAIVQDGNPIILVECKNWKENLDIHSSQLHRYFHTTKARFGLLTNGIKYRFFTDLEEKNVMDKDPFLEFDIENTKDNALIELKKFQKASFDIDKIIDSASGLKYSTAIKEILMQELIEPSEEFVKFFTRQIYTGKLITKKVLEQFTEIVKKSTNQAFKDIVNDRLHSAILKEEPAKVEEIIEEEKKIITTEEEIEGFHIIRSILRTKVDIERIIARDTQSYYGVLLDDNNRKPICRLHFNSTNKYLGIINENKKEEKILLNNLNDIYLYSDQLLKTIDMY, from the coding sequence ATGGAATTCCAAAATAAAGTTAAAGAGCTATCAGAAAGAGTATCTAACCTAAAAGAAAACATCCAAACTGAAGAAGCAACAAAAAATGCATTTATAATGCCTTTCATTCAAATTCTTGGTTACGACGTTTTTAATCCAATGGAAGTAGTTCCTGAATATACCGCTGATATTGGCATAAAAAAAGGTGAAAAAGTTGATTATGCAATAGTGCAAGATGGGAATCCAATAATTTTAGTTGAATGCAAAAATTGGAAAGAAAATTTAGATATTCACAGCTCACAACTTCATAGATATTTTCACACTACAAAGGCAAGATTTGGCTTATTAACAAATGGTATAAAATATAGATTTTTTACAGATTTAGAAGAAAAAAACGTAATGGATAAAGATCCATTTCTTGAGTTTGATATTGAAAATACTAAAGACAATGCATTAATTGAACTTAAGAAATTTCAGAAAGCATCATTTGATATTGACAAAATAATTGACAGTGCCAGTGGTTTAAAATATTCAACTGCTATAAAAGAAATTTTAATGCAAGAACTTATCGAACCATCAGAAGAGTTTGTTAAATTCTTTACAAGACAAATATATACTGGTAAATTAATCACTAAAAAAGTATTAGAACAATTCACCGAAATAGTAAAAAAGTCGACAAACCAAGCCTTTAAAGATATCGTAAATGATAGATTACACTCTGCAATTTTAAAGGAAGAACCTGCAAAAGTTGAAGAAATAATTGAAGAAGAAAAAAAGATTATAACAACTGAAGAAGAAATTGAAGGATTTCATATTATTAGATCAATTTTAAGAACAAAAGTTGATATTGAACGAATTATTGCGAGAGATACCCAATCTTATTATGGAGTTCTTTTAGATGACAATAACAGAAAACCAATTTGTCGTTTACATTTTAATAGTACCAATAAATACCTTGGAATAATTAATGAAAATAAAAAAGAAGAAAAAATCTTATTAAATAATCTTAACGACATTTACTTATACTCAGATCAATTACTAAAAACAATTGATATGTATTAA
- a CDS encoding transposase → MISKDKDDKLIRIYFLVCEKFEELQFYCERFSNNSKPEFTDQEIMTIYLYCMHYEEHIKVKQIHRFASDWLRSWFPKLVGYKAFNNRLNKLSGAFARLVEILLSDYQPEDCCLDQSLLDSMPIITCSGKRSGKVATEITDKGFCSTKGIYYYGMKLHLLGFRRIGKLPHPEQILFTPASVNDVNVFKEAWSGIENRTFFGDKIYFINELNQNMLKHQNSQTLAPIKGVKGMPDIIKQRIKAADDLFSTAVSRIRQPVEAIFNWLIEKTDIQKASKVRSTKGLMIHTFGRLAAAFIALAL, encoded by the coding sequence ATGATTTCCAAGGATAAAGACGACAAGTTAATAAGAATTTACTTTTTGGTTTGCGAAAAGTTTGAAGAACTTCAATTTTATTGTGAAAGATTCAGTAATAACAGTAAACCTGAATTTACCGATCAAGAAATTATGACCATTTATTTATACTGTATGCACTATGAAGAGCATATAAAAGTAAAACAAATTCACCGTTTTGCTTCTGACTGGTTGAGATCATGGTTTCCAAAGTTAGTAGGCTATAAAGCCTTTAATAACAGACTTAATAAACTAAGTGGAGCTTTTGCCCGGTTAGTTGAAATACTTTTGTCAGACTATCAGCCGGAAGATTGTTGTCTGGATCAAAGTTTATTGGACTCAATGCCAATTATTACCTGTTCAGGCAAACGTTCTGGAAAAGTTGCAACAGAAATAACAGATAAAGGATTCTGCTCGACAAAAGGTATTTATTATTATGGTATGAAACTGCATTTATTGGGTTTCAGACGTATTGGTAAATTGCCACATCCTGAGCAAATACTATTTACTCCTGCTTCTGTTAATGATGTTAATGTTTTTAAAGAAGCATGGTCAGGTATTGAGAACAGAACATTTTTTGGCGATAAAATATACTTTATTAATGAGCTTAACCAGAATATGTTGAAACATCAAAACTCTCAGACTCTTGCTCCAATCAAAGGGGTAAAAGGAATGCCAGATATAATAAAACAGAGAATTAAAGCTGCTGATGATTTATTCTCAACGGCAGTATCCAGAATTAGGCAACCTGTTGAGGCAATATTCAATTGGTTAATTGAAAAAACAGATATTCAAAAAGCTAGTAAAGTCAGATCTACAAAAGGATTAATGATACATACTTTTGGCAGGTTAGCTGCTGCTTTCATTGCATTAGCACTTTAG
- a CDS encoding DUF2975 domain-containing protein produces MKKGIINSLSWIFRSMYSLSILAFAAIVIGAIISPFTYASTDSEIINFNLSTHLDLPISYTIWNDGEFSNTASLNVNQLSLSVNSIWYRIFGNINSLLTYGCMALVFKLLSDIFKSLSRSVKQVQFFEIDNYYKIKRIGFISLGYHIYGLIKSLCVAWLFIDELSIDGQTVSYSPEFSDISHLFPILIIFVIAEVYKAGIQLKEESELTI; encoded by the coding sequence ATGAAAAAAGGAATTATTAATAGCTTAAGTTGGATTTTTAGAAGTATGTATTCGTTAAGTATTCTGGCTTTTGCTGCTATTGTTATTGGAGCAATTATTAGTCCATTTACTTACGCTTCTACTGATTCTGAGATTATAAATTTTAATTTAAGTACACATTTAGATTTACCGATTAGTTATACAATCTGGAATGATGGAGAATTTAGTAATACAGCAAGTTTAAATGTTAATCAGTTAAGTTTAAGTGTTAATTCAATATGGTATCGAATATTTGGTAATATAAATAGTTTACTTACTTATGGCTGTATGGCATTGGTATTTAAATTGCTAAGTGATATATTTAAGTCTTTGTCACGCAGCGTAAAACAAGTACAATTTTTTGAAATAGATAATTATTATAAGATAAAGAGAATTGGTTTTATCTCTTTGGGATATCATATTTACGGGCTTATTAAATCATTATGTGTTGCATGGCTATTTATTGATGAATTATCCATAGACGGACAGACGGTTTCATATAGTCCTGAATTCTCTGATATCTCGCATCTTTTTCCAATTCTAATCATTTTTGTAATTGCAGAAGTTTACAAAGCTGGAATACAGTTAAAAGAAGAGAGTGAATTAACCATTTAA
- a CDS encoding helix-turn-helix transcriptional regulator, translating to MPIITNLDVMLAKRKMSSKELAVRIGITVANLSILKSGKAKAIRFSTLEAICRELNCTPGDILDYSE from the coding sequence ATGCCAATTATAACAAATTTAGATGTGATGCTTGCTAAGCGAAAGATGAGTTCGAAAGAACTTGCTGTGCGAATTGGAATAACGGTGGCTAACTTATCGATTCTGAAAAGTGGGAAAGCCAAAGCCATTCGATTTTCTACTTTAGAGGCTATTTGTCGCGAATTGAATTGTACCCCTGGAGATATTCTCGATTATTCGGAGTAG
- a CDS encoding sulfite exporter TauE/SafE family protein — protein MIYLSALTLGLLGSFHCVGMCGPIALAIPLKTNSWLARIFGGILYNLGRAITYAIMGAIFGLLGRGLVLSGFQQWISIIMGAIMILSVITPSIYKNRFNADKGIFSFVGKVKMSLGKLFTQRSYGSLLLIGLLNGLLPCGLVYFAIAGAIATGSAVSGSLFMFIFGLGTLPMMLAISLIGNLITLELRKKVTKLIPYAIVFIGVLFILRGLSLGIPYLSPPEKAMTVPVEQTDEEAEPSCCH, from the coding sequence ATGATTTATTTATCAGCATTAACATTAGGACTTTTAGGCAGTTTTCACTGCGTAGGGATGTGCGGCCCCATAGCCTTGGCCATTCCCTTAAAAACCAATTCGTGGTTAGCTCGTATTTTTGGAGGAATTTTATATAACCTTGGGCGCGCCATAACCTATGCAATAATGGGAGCAATATTCGGGCTACTTGGCCGCGGACTGGTACTAAGTGGGTTTCAGCAATGGATATCAATAATAATGGGAGCAATCATGATTCTCTCAGTAATTACACCTTCGATTTATAAAAATCGTTTTAATGCCGATAAAGGTATTTTCTCTTTTGTGGGTAAAGTAAAAATGTCGCTCGGCAAACTATTTACACAGCGCAGCTATGGCTCATTACTCTTAATTGGCTTATTAAATGGTCTGCTTCCATGCGGATTGGTGTATTTTGCCATTGCAGGGGCCATTGCAACAGGATCGGCAGTCAGTGGTAGCCTTTTCATGTTTATATTTGGTTTGGGAACTTTACCAATGATGCTTGCTATTTCCTTAATAGGAAATTTAATTACTCTCGAACTTCGCAAAAAAGTTACCAAACTAATTCCATACGCAATTGTGTTTATTGGTGTACTATTCATTCTTCGCGGATTAAGCCTTGGCATTCCATATCTTAGCCCGCCCGAAAAAGCAATGACCGTACCTGTAGAACAAACCGACGAAGAAGCGGAACCTTCTTGTTGCCATTAA
- a CDS encoding FixH family protein yields the protein MKKLSWGTKLGIFASIYVIGVLIFVGFSTTQKINLVSKDYYPKEVKYQNRINKIKNAQQMSTPVSIEQLGNNIEIQFPEDMHSNVSGNIILYRPADYESDLKYQISLNKNGTHIINTNKLLKGRYTIKIDWNHNKTDYYKEEAIYLNK from the coding sequence ATGAAAAAATTAAGTTGGGGAACGAAACTTGGAATTTTTGCATCGATATATGTAATTGGTGTACTGATATTTGTGGGATTTAGCACAACACAGAAAATTAATCTTGTTTCGAAAGATTATTACCCCAAAGAGGTTAAATATCAGAATAGAATTAACAAAATAAAGAATGCTCAACAAATGTCGACTCCGGTATCAATAGAACAGCTTGGCAATAATATTGAAATTCAGTTCCCTGAAGATATGCATTCTAATGTAAGTGGTAATATCATTCTTTATCGACCTGCCGATTACGAATCTGACCTTAAATATCAAATATCATTAAATAAAAACGGTACTCATATAATAAACACTAACAAGCTACTAAAAGGCAGATACACAATTAAAATAGACTGGAATCATAACAAAACTGATTACTATAAAGAGGAGGCTATTTATTTAAATAAGTAA
- the ccoG gene encoding cytochrome c oxidase accessory protein CcoG, with protein sequence MAPENSFNTHRDQLATLNDSGKRRWVYAQKPKGKLYKYRNLVSYTLLVLLFGLPFVKIGGEPLFLLNVLERKFILFGVRFWPQDFHIFLFSMITLFVFVVFFTVSYGRIWCGWICPQTVFMEFIFRKIEYLIEGTPQQQRKLNTQSFNFEKFWKKSLKTILFFAICFIITNTFLSYIIGIDELWKIINEPIAKHKLGFTIALLFSGAMFFVFAKLREQVCTMICPYGRLQGVLLDSNTIVVAYDYKRGEERAPLEAGEDRKENGKGDCIDCYQCVNVCPTGIDVRDGTQLECINCTACIDECNSVMKWLGRPQGLIRFDSEKNIAEGKKKNWPVRKIAYTCVLSLLIVIVISLFASRSDLEAVILRTPGLLYQEQSANRISNMYNFKVINKSTRQIPIHFKLLNLKGEIKVIREDIDTKASSIKEGVFFAILPKSEVTSDNTLIKIGVYAGNQLIEEVDLTFVGPN encoded by the coding sequence ATGGCCCCCGAAAATTCTTTCAATACCCATCGCGATCAGTTGGCAACACTAAACGATTCTGGAAAACGCAGATGGGTATATGCACAAAAACCCAAAGGAAAACTTTACAAATACAGAAATCTGGTAAGCTATACATTATTAGTCTTACTATTCGGATTACCCTTTGTGAAAATTGGAGGTGAACCCTTATTTTTACTTAATGTTCTCGAGCGAAAATTTATTCTTTTTGGGGTAAGGTTCTGGCCTCAGGATTTTCATATTTTCCTATTCTCGATGATAACTCTTTTTGTGTTCGTAGTATTTTTTACGGTAAGCTATGGAAGAATATGGTGCGGCTGGATTTGTCCGCAAACCGTTTTTATGGAGTTTATATTCAGAAAAATAGAATATTTAATTGAGGGCACTCCACAACAGCAGCGAAAACTGAATACCCAATCGTTTAACTTCGAGAAATTTTGGAAGAAAAGCCTAAAAACAATTCTCTTTTTTGCTATTTGTTTTATTATTACAAACACTTTTCTATCCTACATTATAGGTATTGATGAATTATGGAAAATTATAAATGAACCTATTGCCAAACATAAACTAGGTTTTACAATTGCTTTGCTTTTTTCGGGTGCTATGTTTTTTGTGTTTGCAAAATTACGAGAACAGGTATGTACCATGATATGTCCATACGGAAGATTACAAGGTGTATTGTTAGATTCGAATACCATTGTAGTGGCCTACGATTATAAGCGTGGAGAAGAACGTGCACCACTCGAAGCGGGAGAAGATAGAAAAGAAAATGGCAAAGGGGATTGCATAGACTGTTACCAATGTGTGAATGTTTGTCCTACCGGAATAGATGTTCGCGATGGAACACAACTGGAATGTATCAATTGCACTGCCTGTATTGATGAGTGTAACTCGGTAATGAAATGGCTTGGCCGACCGCAGGGTTTAATACGTTTCGATTCAGAAAAAAATATCGCCGAAGGCAAAAAGAAAAACTGGCCGGTACGAAAAATTGCTTACACTTGTGTTCTCTCTTTACTGATAGTAATTGTAATTTCTTTATTTGCCTCACGATCCGATTTGGAAGCTGTGATTCTTCGAACTCCAGGTTTACTTTATCAGGAACAAAGTGCAAATAGAATCAGTAATATGTATAACTTTAAGGTAATTAATAAAAGTACCAGGCAAATTCCTATTCACTTTAAACTATTAAACCTTAAAGGAGAAATAAAAGTAATTCGCGAAGATATTGATACCAAGGCCAGCTCAATTAAAGAAGGAGTCTTTTTTGCAATTCTTCCCAAATCGGAGGTAACAAGCGACAACACACTCATAAAAATAGGTGTTTATGCCGGAAATCAACTTATCGAAGAAGTTGATCTAACTTTTGTGGGACCAAATTAA
- a CDS encoding cbb3-type cytochrome c oxidase N-terminal domain-containing protein produces MDDDKYMKENEHMISDHDYDGIKELNNPMPVWWRYLFYATIVFAAVYWFRYHVFGDDLQIDEYNKEMALAEANKPKPQFDENALVLMTDTENLAKGKAIYDKNCIACHGAVGEGNAIGPNLTDKYWLNGGSLEEVYQIIKVGKPMKGMLAWQNQLSPEQMLQVSSYTMSLQGTNPPNAREAQGELVE; encoded by the coding sequence ATGGATGACGATAAATATATGAAAGAAAATGAACACATGATTAGCGACCATGATTATGATGGAATCAAAGAATTGAACAATCCTATGCCGGTTTGGTGGCGTTACCTTTTTTATGCTACTATTGTATTTGCGGCTGTTTACTGGTTTAGATATCATGTTTTTGGTGATGATTTACAAATTGATGAATACAACAAGGAAATGGCTTTGGCCGAAGCAAATAAACCAAAACCGCAATTCGATGAAAATGCATTGGTTCTAATGACCGATACTGAAAATCTGGCAAAAGGAAAAGCTATTTACGACAAAAACTGCATTGCATGTCATGGTGCAGTAGGAGAAGGAAATGCTATTGGTCCAAACCTAACCGATAAATATTGGTTAAACGGTGGAAGCCTCGAAGAAGTATATCAGATAATTAAAGTAGGAAAACCTATGAAAGGAATGCTGGCGTGGCAAAATCAGCTTTCGCCAGAACAAATGCTTCAAGTATCGAGTTATACCATGAGTTTACAGGGAACAAATCCTCCTAACGCAAGAGAAGCACAAGGAGAATTGGTAGAATAA
- a CDS encoding CcoQ/FixQ family Cbb3-type cytochrome c oxidase assembly chaperone yields MKLVSHYLQNISDVGFFPSISLLIFFLFFTGVIWWTFKKSNKNFFTQMGNYPLEEESNKSCESKK; encoded by the coding sequence ATGAAACTAGTTAGTCATTATTTACAAAATATCTCGGATGTTGGATTTTTTCCGAGTATTTCGCTTTTGATTTTCTTCCTGTTTTTTACAGGAGTTATATGGTGGACCTTTAAGAAAAGTAACAAAAACTTTTTTACACAAATGGGAAACTATCCTCTCGAGGAGGAAAGCAATAAGTCCTGCGAATCTAAAAAATAA